Below is a window of Pseudodesulfovibrio sp. 5S69 DNA.
AATGTCGTTTCGCCGGGCCATCTCCCGGCATTCCTCGTATTCCGGCTTGGAACGCAGGACCTCGCCGTCGAGCAGCGCCCGCTTCATGGTCACCGGCCCGAGCGGGGTTTCGAGGGTGTCGAACCGCCGCTCCAGTTCCGTCTTTTCCAGCGGGAAGCTCTTCACCCCGAGGGTCGAGGTGTGCCGGAAGAGCAGGTCCTTGAAACGCGCTTCGTCCGCCTCGGCGCAAAGCAGGGAGAGCATGGTCGCCGGGCGGTTCTTCTTCATGATGATGGGCGTGAAGTGCACGTCCATGGCCCCCCGCTCCAGGAGCAGGTCCATGGCGTGGCCGAGCATCTCCCCGGTCATGTCGTCGATGTTGCATTGCAACAGCCGCGCCCGGCTGGTCCGGGAAAGGGAGGACCGGCCCACCTCGGCCAGGTGGACGCGCAGCAGGTTCGGCCGCTGCGACGACTCCCGGTGGCCCACGCCGTAGCCGGTTCTGGTCACGGTCATGGCCGGGGCCGGGGTGAATTCATCGGCCAGCTCGGCGACGATGGCCGCACCCGTGGGCGTGGTGGCCTCCATGTCCGTGCCGCCGCTGACGGTCGGGATGCCGTGGAGGATCTCCACCGTGGCCGGAGCGGGCACCGGGATGACGCCGTGGGCGCAACGGACGAAGCCGCTGCCCAGCTCCACCGGCGAGACCCAAACCGCGTCCACGCCGAGCCGGTGATGGCAGATGGCCGCGCCGACGATGTCCACGATGGAGTCGGTGGCCCCGACCTCGTGGAAATGGACCTCGTCCACGGGCTTGCCGTGCACCCTGGCCTCGGCCTCGGCCACCCGGCGAAAGATGCCCAGGCTGGTCTCCTTGACCTCGTCCGCCAGGGAGCTTCCCATGATGATCTCGCGGATGTCCGCGAAAGTGCGGTGCGGGCCGTGGGCATGCCCCGTACCGGCCGCATCCCCGTGCGCATGAGCATGGCCTTCATGCCCGTCATGAGGGTGCGCGTGGTCGTGGCCATGGTCGTGGTCATGGGCCTCGGCGTCCAGGCGGACGTCAACGCGCGTGCCGCGGATGCCGTTGCGGGCAGCCTCGGTGACGTCCAGCCGGAACTCGTCGCCCAGGCCGAGCTTGTCCAGCTCGGTGCGCAGGTACTCCGGATCCACGCCGAGGTCGATCAGGGCGGCCAGGTTCATGTCGCCGCTGATCCCGGCGAAGCAGTCGTAATAAATTATGTTCATTGCTATTCCATATAATACGTCAGAAGGGAGAACAGGGCGGACGGCACCATTGCGCCGCCCGCCACCTTTCATTCGTACCCGCGGGCGGGAACTTCGGCCCTAACCTTCCAGTTCGGCCGCGACCCGCTTGAGCACCTCGGGAATTTCGATGGACTGGGGACACTTCTCCAGACACTCGCCGCACTCCACGCATTGGGAGGCGAAACCGGGCCGGCGTTGCAGGACCGTGCCTTCGGCAAAGGCGTTGTACATGTGCTTGGCCTCGGCCAGGTTGCCGAACATGTGCAGCTTGTTGAACATGTCGAAGCAAGTCGGAATCTGGACACCCGTCGGGCACGGCATGCAATAGCCGCAGCCCGTGCAACCGACCTGCATGAGCTCGCGGTAGGTATCGGCCGCGCGCTTGACCAGGTCCAACTCGCCGCGGCTCAGGGAACCGGCCTCGGCCACTTCGGCCACGGCCAGATTCTGGCTGATGTGCTCCTCAACGTTCATGCCGGACAAGACCACCGTGACCTCCGGATGGTCCCAGACCCAACGCAGGGCCCACTCCGCCGGAGTCCGGCCGGTCTCGGCCAGGCCCCAGATGTCGGCGATGGCCGGAGGCGGCGTGGGCAACGCCAGGTTGCCGCCGCGCAGGGGTTCCATGATGACCACCCCCAGGCCTTTGGAGGCCGCGTATTCGAGCCCCTTGGTACCGGCCTGGAAATCCGTGTCGAGGTAGTTGTACTGGATCTGGCAGAAGACCCACGGGTAGGCGTCGACGATGGGCTGAAAGTCCTCGGACAGTCCGTGGAAGGAGAACCCCGGATTGACGATGCGCCCGTCCTTGACGGCCTTGTTCAGGAAATCCTTGATCCCCAGGGACTCGATGGTCTCCCAGGACGGCCCGGACAGCGCGTGGATCAGGTAGTAGTCGATATGGTCGATGTCGAGCCTTTCCAACTGGGCGTTCAGGAAGGTGTCCATATCCTCGCGGTTCTTGATCAGCCAGGTCGGCAGCTTGGTGGCGACCTTGACCTTTTCGCGGTAGCCGTCCTTCAGGGCCTTTCCGAGCAGAGGCTCGCTTTTTCCGTCATGGTAGGGCCAGGCGGTGTCCACGTAATTGACCCCGTTGTCGATGGCCGCACGGATCTGGGCGATCGCCCGTTTCTCGTCGATTTCGCCGTCGAGCATCGGCAGCCGCATGCAGCCGAATCCGAGAGCCGAGAGCTTGTCGCCGTTCTTCGGCATGGTTCTGTAATGCACTATAGTCTCCTTTTGCAATCTGTTGGCTGCGTCGCAGACAGCCTGTCATCAAAACTATAGCCGTCCCTCCGGCAAGGCGCATACCCATTCATGGCACATTATTGCCTGATCCTACAAAATATTGAAATATCGGATAGCACGGACAGCGGGGAAGCGGCACACGGCCCCCTCCTCCGCGTCACAGCGAGGGCCGCCCCGGATCAACCGGTCCGCTTCGATCCCCACCTGGCCGTATGCAGGAGGCCGATCCGAGCGCCTCGCCGTGTCCGGGGTCCGGGTGGCGAACTCTTCCATGCGATGCCCACGCGGCGGCCCCGCCTTTCCGGGCGCCTCAGGCCTGCCATGCGGCCGCGCACCGGCTTGCCGCCGACACGGAGGCGTTCATTTTCCGTCCCTGGCCTTCCGAGCCTCGGCTTCCGCGTTGCCGACAGGCCGGAGAGTGCCGTTTATCACCAATTCTTTCATCTGTCCTCTCCTTGGATGCCGCTTCCATCGCGCAATTCGTGCCGGGCCGGAGAACGGGGGGAACGGCTCGACGAGATACGAGTTATCGCCTCCTTTGAGGATCGGGTAGTATGATCCTCTCTCATTATTGCCTTTTTATCGCGATTATGGCGGAAGACGGTTGTGCGCCCCTTCCCGCTCCGGTGGTAGCCCAGGTCGAGCAAGGCCGGAAGCCCCATGTCGGCGGGATGACAACCCGCGGCGATCTCAACTCGCCGACAGGCCCGGCGATTTCTTCACGATTCGCCATGGAATACAGGCAGCTATTTGGCACACTGTCCTGCGAAGCAGCCAGGTTCTGCGTTTGCCGAAATGCCGTCCGCCGTCTGTTGACAGCGTCGGCCGTTCCAATTATTGACCTGTCAACAATTGACACATCAACGAATTGAGGCGGCATGCATCCCGACACCATCACGGCGTTCGACCAGGACTCTCCGGGTCGACGGTTCTCCATTATCCAGCGGCTGAGCCTGATCTACCTGTCCGGGCCGATGTCCGAGACCGGCATCAGCAAGAGCAAGATTCCCTATTTGATGAAGATATTGAGCACTCCGGGGATTGTCCAGGAAGACCTGACAAACTACCTCTGCCTTGACCGGGCCGCGACGGCACGGGCCCTCCAGTCGTTGGAGAACAACGGCTTCGTCTACAGGGAGGAGGATCCGCAGGACCGCCGCCGGAAGAACGTATACCCGACCCCGAAGGCGGAAGGCCTGCAGGGGGAAATGGTCGACATCCTCAAGGCGCACAACGACGTCCTCCTTTCCGGCTTCACCGGGGAGGAGCAAGGCCTGCTCGTGTCGCTGCTCGACAGGGTGGCGGACAACCTGCGCCGCAACCTGGACAAGCCCGATCGCGACGCCGGCATGTAACCCGGCCCAGGCACCTTTTTCCAAACGATTTCAGCAAAGGCCGTATCTTGAAAAAAACATTCAAAAGAGTCCTTGTCGCCATTATCGGACTCGGCTTTATGGCATTCGGCGTGGCATTCTCCGTGAAAGCCAATCTGGGAGTCTCTCCCATTTCGTGCATCCCGTACATCTACAGTCTGAAGTACGATATGACCATCGGCGAACTGACCATCCTGATGAACACCCTGTTCGTCGTGGCCCAGTTCCTCATCCTGCGGAAGAAATACACCCTGCTCCACCTTTCGCAACTGGTCGCGGTGACCGTGTTCGGCTTCTGCATCGACCTGGCCCTGTACGTCATCGGCAACCTCAACGTCTCCGCCTACGTGTGGCAGGTGCTCCTGTGCCTGCTGAGCTGCCTGTTCATCGCTTTCGGCGTCTTCCTCCTGGTCAAGGCCAACCTCACCTACCTCCCCGGCGATGGTTTCGCCGTAGTCGTCTCCGATACCTTCAACAAGCCATTCGGCAAGCTGAAGGTCTCGCTGGACAGCTCGATGGTCGTCATCGGCCTGGTCAGCTCCCTCCTGTTCTTCCACAGGCTGGACGGCATCCGCGAAGGGACCGTCATCGCGGCCCTGCTGGTCGGCTCCCTCGTCAGGTTCTACAACGGCAGGATCTCCTGGCTCGACGCCTGGCTGGGCTACGAAGCGGCCGGACAGGCGGATTCCGGCCTCCTGCCCGAAGGTCCCGGCAGGCATCTCGTGGTCACGATCTCCCGCGAATACGGCAGCGGCGGGCACGGCATCGGCCAGGCTATCGCCAGAAAACTGGGCATCGATTTCTACGACAAGGAACTGATCAACATCACCGCCGAGAAGAGCGGCTTCACCGAGGACTATATCCGGGAGAACGAGCAGAAGCTGGCCGGCACGCTGCTCGACGAACTCTACATGCAGAACTACGCCTACGTGAAAGACGAGCTGCCGCCGTCCGACGTGCTCTTCCTGGTGCAGAGCAAGATCATCCGCGACGTCAGCAGCAGGGGCCCCTGCGTCATCGTGGGACGTTGCGCCAACTTCATCCTCAAGCAGAATCCCCACTGCTTCAACGTCTTCGTCCACGCCAACGATGCGTACCGCCGGTCCAAGATCATCCGCGAGTACGGCGTGGAGTCGCTGATCTCGGGCAAGGAACTCGACAAGCTGGACCGCGAACGGGCCAACTACTGCCTGGAATACACGGGCGAGGACTGGCGGGATTCGGCCAACTACCACATCACCATAGACAGCTCGTTGTACGCCAGCGACGACGAGATCGCCGACAAGATCATCGAGATGATCCCGGAGGACGTGCTGCACCCCCAGCCCGCCCCGGACGCACTCCCCACCGCCGCCTAGAAGCGCCCCGCTTCCGGGCGGCGAAGACGGGAAGTGGGCGGCGCGGACGCCCCTGCGCGGGGCGCAAGCCGTCGACGCCGAGCGTCATCGTGGCGACGAAGCCGTCCTGTTCGGCGGGCACACGCAGCAGCCTTCATGGCGCACGATATCGGCACTACGGCCCGACGGAATTTGCGGATTCGGCTTGACGCCGGTGCATTCGGCAAAATCGCCCCTTGCGGCCTTGTCGCTTTCGATTGCACGATCGGATGAGCCCCGCTGATCATCTCTACCGCCGCCTGTAACGATCGGGACCTTTATCCCAGACCCGGCGACCGGTTTGCCGGGCCGGGAGAGGGGCCGGCGCCGACAACCGGACGGCTGGAGCAGCAGAAACAACATTCATGACTATTCCCTTCCCGGATGCATACGCCCCCCTTCACTCGGTCAGACCGCAGCAGGCACCCCAGGCGGTCAATCCCGACTCCCGCCACGGCATGGGACCGACACTCGGCCAGGATAGAACGATCCTCTTTCATTTTTGCACGATCTTCCAAAAAATGCGCACGACTTCTTGTCCCCATTGTTCATAAGCTGGTAAGGATTGCTCGAAAGGAGGCTTTCAATGAGCAAAAATGAGACGGCCGAAATCAGCGCGGCCCGTAGCGCCCTGGCCAAGCGGATTTACCGCTGGACGGAGGACAGCGACAATCTGGTACCAACGGTGCCCGGCCTGAGGCTGGTCCGGTACGAGGCCCCCACCGAGCCCATGAGCGCCATGTATGAACCGTGCATCTGCCTGGTCGCCCAAGGGGCCAAGCGCGTCCGGCTCGGCGACGAGGAGTACGTGTACGACGAGAACCACATGTTGATCACCTCCGTCGGCCTGCCGGTGATGGCCAACATCGTCCGTGCGAGCAAGGAGACCCCGCTCCTCAGTCTGGTCCTGAAGATCGACCTGCGCATGGCCACCCAGCTCATGGTCGACAGCAACCTGCCGTTGCCCCGCAACCGGCAGCCGGGCCGGGGCATGGCGGTATGCGAGGTCTCCGAGCAACTGATCGACAGTTTCCTGCGCCTGATCGACCTGATGGACACCCCGGAGGATATTCCCATTCTCTCGCCGTTGATCCTCAAGGAAATCCTCTATCGCCTGCTCATGAGCGACCTGGGCCCGCGCCTGCGCCAGATCGCCACGGCAGGCAGCCATGGACAACAGATCGCCCGGGCCGTGAACTGGCTGAAGGGGAACTACACCAAGCAGCTCAAGGTGGAGAGGTTGGCCAGGGAGACCGGGATGAGCATCTCCACCTTCCACCACCATTTCCGGGCCCTGACGGCCATGAGCCCCCTGCAATTCCAAAAGTGGCTCAGGCTGCACGAGGCCAGGCGCCTGATGCTGGTGGAAAGCCAGGACGCCACCACGGCCGCCCTCCAGGTCGGGTATGAGAGCCCGTCGCAATTCAGCCGCGAGTACAAACGCCAGTTCGGCGCCCCGCCGCTACGCGACATCAAGAACCTGCACCAGATGGGACAGACCGAGGTCGTTTCCGGGGTGGCGTAACATACGGCCGCCCCGCCGCGGGCCTTGCGCCGACAAGCGAAAGCGCGTCTGCTCGCGGTGCGCACGGCGTCGTGGGGAAAGCGGACATCGTGCGGACAAGAGAGGGCAAGAGCAAACAGCGCCCTGCCCAACCTCAACGGGCAGCGGACGGCTTCTTTTCCCCAAGCTCCCACCACGGGGAAAACTGCTGCGATTGATCGCCGAGATCGACCACTTCGCCGATCTTAGGGGTCACCAGCCGATACGATTTGCCGCTTCCCGCCGCAACGAAGCGCCTGAAAGGCTCGTCCCAGGAGTGGAAGGCGATATTGAACCTCCCCGCATGGGAAGGCATCGCCGCCCGGGTCCGCAGGTCCTCGGCCGCTTGGGCCGCCTGTTCGGGCATCATGTGGACGTACGGCCATTGCGCGTCGTACTGACCGCTGTCGACCATGACGAAGTCGAACTCCCCGAATCGCTCCCCAATCTCCTTGAAGTGAGAACCGTACCCGCTGTCGCCGCTGTAGAAGACCCGGCGGTCCGGGGTCTCCAATGCGAACGAAGCCCACAGGGTGCGATTGCGATCGAAGAGCCGCCCGGAAAAATGGCGTGCCGTCAGGACATAAACGGTCAGGCCGTCTCCCGCCGGTACCGCCTCGCCCCAGTCCGCTTCCTGAACCATCTCGTCAGGGAACTCCCAGCGGGCGAAATGCGCGCCGACCCCAAGCCCTGTGACCACGTGACGTATCTTGGGCCTGAGGGCCGTGACCGTATCGTAATCAAGATGATCCCAGTGATCATGGGAGATGAGCAGGTAATCGATGACCGGCATATCCTCGGGAGTATAGATGGTGGTTCCATCGAATGCCCGGGTTGAAAAAGAGACAGGGGAGGCATGGTCACTGAGCACCGGGTCGATCAAGATTGCCTTGCCGCCCAAACGGATGAAATAGGAAGAGTGGCCGAGCCAGACGACGGCGTCGGCATTCGGATCCAATGTCTTGAGGTCGGTCTTGACCACCGGCAAAGCCTCCGGGGGCGTCAGGCCTTCCCCGTCGCGCAGGAGAAATTTCAGCCACAACCCGAACCCCCCGCCGCCCTCGACGATCTGCGGGATGGGCTCGCGATTATGGAATATCCCGTCCCGGTAGTTGAGGGATTGGGAAATCCGGTCGAGCCGCTCCCCCTGGGGGAGTCTGCCGAACCTGGCCCGGCCCATGTAGAAACAGCCGGAGACGACGAGCAACGCGATAAGCACGCAAAACAGGATCATGGCCTTTTCAGTGTCCTCATGATTGGTTGTTCCCCTCAGCAGCATTCCCCGCCGTTTCGCGGCGCCTTGCGGCTGTCCCCGCGTTGGCGGGAGGCTACCAACCGGACCGCTCCCCACAGCACGACGAACAAAAAAATGGAGTTTACGGTCACGGAACAAAGCAGTTCCGGCGAAAATACTCCGCCCATGGTCACCGCACAACTCCACGCTGCCCGGGACGACTCCAGTACAGTTTGTAATATATCCACGTTCATGGCTTGCTCCTTGAATTGCCCGCAAGGTGAAATCCTCACCGCATCATAAAGACCACTCTACGTCCTTTCGTCCCGATTGAATTGGCAAGTTCTCCAAAAAAGTTGCCTGATCGTCCAAAATACGGCACGTGTGAGTGAATATCCCCCGCCATTTTTTGGGTTCATCCGGTTCAAGCGTACTTTTGACAAAATGAAAGGACATGGCGTCCACCCGATAATCATACCACTGAGCATCGGGAGGAGTAATCACGGTAATCCCCCCGAAACGGCGACGCAAAGCCGCCCATGAGAAAAAAGCTCCCCAAAAGGAAGCCTTGGTTTCTCGCTGCTTGGCGGCGCAAGCGTCGGCTGATTGTGTCGCCCTCCCCCGCCGGAAGGGTTCGGAAGTACATCTCTTCGGAATTTACGGACGTCGGTCCCACGCCCGGCAGGATGCCTGCCGGGCGTGGCCGGTCTCCTAGGATTTGATCCGATCGGCCATATCCGTAAGGACGATGCGGACTTCCTTCTTGTGGATATCCGTTTGGAACTTGGCCGTTTCCTCAAACTTGCTCTGAAACTTCACGAAGCTCCCCTCATGGACTTCGATGTCCCGGGTCTCGTTCGTGCGGAAGGTTTTCTCGTACACGGTCTTCCCGTCGACCAGTCTGACAACCCTGATATCGCGGTCCCAAGTGTAGGTGTGGGTATCCGTATCGGAAGCGGCCAGGGCGTCGAGTCCCAGAGTCAGGATGCCGCGGATGGCCTCGCTTCCGTTGTGCCCGTCGATTTCCAGGATGGACTTGGCGCCGGGCAGTTTCCGGCGGTTGGAAGTTACGACATAGTAGTCGTACCCGTCCGCGGCGAGCTGTCGTTGAATAACTCCTTCCATGCGCCTCATTTCGGCGTTTATCTGATCCATGTCCGTCATCCCGTTGAACGCATTCCGGTTGACCACGACCAGATCGCCCGCAACCCCCGCGTCTTCGATAGCGTCGGCCAGCATGTACTGAAACTGGTTTTCGAGTTGCGTCGCGGCGAGGACGGACTTGCCGCCTTCACTTTCATTCAGCTTGGAGCCGCTGTTGTTCGTCCGCCCGAGGACGTCCTGGCGGCCGGTGACGATGTAGGGATTGGTCCCGGCCGGTTCCGAGGGTATCTCGGGCGACCAGCGGGCCAGTACGGCGACCCGTTTCCCTTCGAAGCAGGGGACGCTCCCCTGAAAACCCGAATCGGTGGTGTACGTTCGGGCCGTATTCTTCACTCCGCAACCGCAGGCGAGAACGGACATGAGCATCAGGCAGACAAGGGTGACGATCTTTTTCATTGCAGTCTCCTCATTATGTTGGTTTCCGGCCGTCATCACGGCCCTCTGCATGAGAAGTCGGGGCATCACCAAAAAGGTGACACGCACAAAGAAAAATCACGTCAACCGGCTGCTCCCGATCAATCCGTACCGTAATGGACAAAACCGGCCCAATAGAACGGATTGCCTGCTCTCCCCCCAGCTCTTTCAGCGTGCAACCGATCCAGCAAAGCCCCCTGAAACGCCTCACCGACGGAACGTCCATCCTTCAGAAGGCGGCCATACATATCAACCATCATCAACTCCGTTTCCTCATCCGGGACACTCCACATGCTGACCACGAGGTTCCGCGCCCCGGCCTGCCGAAACGAACGCCGCAAGCCATACACGCCATCGGCATCCGCAATAGCCCCCAAACCGGAATCGCACGCCGACAACGTCACGAGTTCCGTCCCGGCCAGGTCCATATCAAGCACTTCCTCCGCAGTCAGGATCCCGGTACCCGACAGCCGACAGCCGCGCCTGGATTCATTCGCTCCGGCCAGCACGAGTCCGGACCGCAGAAGAGGGCCGGCTCCCGGCGACAGCCACGCATCCGCGGACACCGTCGGCCCTTCCTCCATGACGAGGGTCCGGCGTCCCGCCGCCTGCCGTTTGTCTTCGCCGGAAAAGAAGAAACCATGGGTGGCCAGATGCAATACCTTGGGATGCTTCATTCCGAACAGGGCCGACTTGCTCGCCTCTGCGCCGGTGAGCAGGACCCCCTCTTCTCCAACGAGAGATTGAATGGCCCGGCCTTCACGTTCCGTTCCGGGCAGCGGCTTCAGGGAAAGGGAAAGACGCTCTCCGCCGCCATCCCCCGGGGACGTCATGCGGGACTCGACTTGGACGGCTTCTCCGGCTTGCGCGCCGAAGTCGGGGTTGGCAACAATCACGATCTTGCCCGACGAGGCCTCCCGCCTCTCTTTCCCGGCCAATTCCCTGGCCGTCGTAAGATAGGAAACGCGATGCCGCTCCACGAGGTAGGTGCCATCCTCGTTCCGGAGCACTTCGAGAGGCACGGTCTGGACCCGACCGTCAGGAACCACAAGTAGATGGCGGCTGTCACCGACGACCTTTGCCAAGGGATCATAGAGCCAGGAGCGCAACGTCCGGGAAAGGCGGCCCAAAACGGCTACGTCCGCTTCATTCCCTTTGACGATCTCGTCGCGCCAGGCCGCCACGGCCTTATCGATTTTCAACGCGTCGCCAAGGGCGATCAAATGGACGCCGCTTTTCGGGGTCACCACAAAAGCCCGGTAGCTGCCGGGACGCCCCCCCTCAGGCTCGATGTAAACGTAATCCACCAACGCGCTGTGCGCGGGGAGAGAGATGTCCTTCACGGACACGACCGGCTTGTCGCCCCCTCCGGCCAGCCGGTTCAGATCGGCCTTCAGGGAATCGCGCTCGGCCAGCAGTTCTTCCATGATTTGACGACCTGAGGTATTTTCGTCAGGCAGGCTGTAAGCCGCATACGCCAACTGCCGCCGCACGGATGACAACGCGTGGACAAGCCCTTCAACCCGTTCCGATTCCTTGCCTCGAAGCGCCCGCCTGTACCGGACCTGAGAATCGAAGAACGCCCCCTTGCGATTGAGCCAGATACCGTAGAGGACCTCGGCCGACGCTCCCCCTTCATCCCGGCCTAACAACAAACGGATATTCCGCATGGAAGACGCGTAGTAGGCTTTGCGTTGCGCCTCGGAAGGGAGCGACTGGATCATATCGGCCTGCTCCAGCCCGACGCGTTCGGCTTTCAGGAGCGTTGCATCCCCCTTCCGGACCTGTCCCTGCGCTATCTGTGCCTGTCCCAAACAGGACAGGGCGCGGACCGTCAGCAGATTTCCCTCTCCTCCCATATCCTTGCATGCTTGAATG
It encodes the following:
- the larC gene encoding nickel pincer cofactor biosynthesis protein LarC codes for the protein MNIIYYDCFAGISGDMNLAALIDLGVDPEYLRTELDKLGLGDEFRLDVTEAARNGIRGTRVDVRLDAEAHDHDHGHDHAHPHDGHEGHAHAHGDAAGTGHAHGPHRTFADIREIIMGSSLADEVKETSLGIFRRVAEAEARVHGKPVDEVHFHEVGATDSIVDIVGAAICHHRLGVDAVWVSPVELGSGFVRCAHGVIPVPAPATVEILHGIPTVSGGTDMEATTPTGAAIVAELADEFTPAPAMTVTRTGYGVGHRESSQRPNLLRVHLAEVGRSSLSRTSRARLLQCNIDDMTGEMLGHAMDLLLERGAMDVHFTPIIMKKNRPATMLSLLCAEADEARFKDLLFRHTSTLGVKSFPLEKTELERRFDTLETPLGPVTMKRALLDGEVLRSKPEYEECREMARRNDIPLAEVYALIAGLEKA
- a CDS encoding aldo/keto reductase; its protein translation is MHYRTMPKNGDKLSALGFGCMRLPMLDGEIDEKRAIAQIRAAIDNGVNYVDTAWPYHDGKSEPLLGKALKDGYREKVKVATKLPTWLIKNREDMDTFLNAQLERLDIDHIDYYLIHALSGPSWETIESLGIKDFLNKAVKDGRIVNPGFSFHGLSEDFQPIVDAYPWVFCQIQYNYLDTDFQAGTKGLEYAASKGLGVVIMEPLRGGNLALPTPPPAIADIWGLAETGRTPAEWALRWVWDHPEVTVVLSGMNVEEHISQNLAVAEVAEAGSLSRGELDLVKRAADTYRELMQVGCTGCGYCMPCPTGVQIPTCFDMFNKLHMFGNLAEAKHMYNAFAEGTVLQRRPGFASQCVECGECLEKCPQSIEIPEVLKRVAAELEG
- a CDS encoding MarR family winged helix-turn-helix transcriptional regulator, which codes for MHPDTITAFDQDSPGRRFSIIQRLSLIYLSGPMSETGISKSKIPYLMKILSTPGIVQEDLTNYLCLDRAATARALQSLENNGFVYREEDPQDRRRKNVYPTPKAEGLQGEMVDILKAHNDVLLSGFTGEEQGLLVSLLDRVADNLRRNLDKPDRDAGM
- a CDS encoding cytidylate kinase family protein — protein: MKANLGVSPISCIPYIYSLKYDMTIGELTILMNTLFVVAQFLILRKKYTLLHLSQLVAVTVFGFCIDLALYVIGNLNVSAYVWQVLLCLLSCLFIAFGVFLLVKANLTYLPGDGFAVVVSDTFNKPFGKLKVSLDSSMVVIGLVSSLLFFHRLDGIREGTVIAALLVGSLVRFYNGRISWLDAWLGYEAAGQADSGLLPEGPGRHLVVTISREYGSGGHGIGQAIARKLGIDFYDKELINITAEKSGFTEDYIRENEQKLAGTLLDELYMQNYAYVKDELPPSDVLFLVQSKIIRDVSSRGPCVIVGRCANFILKQNPHCFNVFVHANDAYRRSKIIREYGVESLISGKELDKLDRERANYCLEYTGEDWRDSANYHITIDSSLYASDDEIADKIIEMIPEDVLHPQPAPDALPTAA
- a CDS encoding AraC family transcriptional regulator, which codes for MSKNETAEISAARSALAKRIYRWTEDSDNLVPTVPGLRLVRYEAPTEPMSAMYEPCICLVAQGAKRVRLGDEEYVYDENHMLITSVGLPVMANIVRASKETPLLSLVLKIDLRMATQLMVDSNLPLPRNRQPGRGMAVCEVSEQLIDSFLRLIDLMDTPEDIPILSPLILKEILYRLLMSDLGPRLRQIATAGSHGQQIARAVNWLKGNYTKQLKVERLARETGMSISTFHHHFRALTAMSPLQFQKWLRLHEARRLMLVESQDATTAALQVGYESPSQFSREYKRQFGAPPLRDIKNLHQMGQTEVVSGVA
- a CDS encoding MBL fold metallo-hydrolase — its product is MLLRGTTNHEDTEKAMILFCVLIALLVVSGCFYMGRARFGRLPQGERLDRISQSLNYRDGIFHNREPIPQIVEGGGGFGLWLKFLLRDGEGLTPPEALPVVKTDLKTLDPNADAVVWLGHSSYFIRLGGKAILIDPVLSDHASPVSFSTRAFDGTTIYTPEDMPVIDYLLISHDHWDHLDYDTVTALRPKIRHVVTGLGVGAHFARWEFPDEMVQEADWGEAVPAGDGLTVYVLTARHFSGRLFDRNRTLWASFALETPDRRVFYSGDSGYGSHFKEIGERFGEFDFVMVDSGQYDAQWPYVHMMPEQAAQAAEDLRTRAAMPSHAGRFNIAFHSWDEPFRRFVAAGSGKSYRLVTPKIGEVVDLGDQSQQFSPWWELGEKKPSAAR
- a CDS encoding CHAT domain-containing protein; translated protein: MLQLGGPYTYRHSIACLLGIFLVLASCPVRAAKLPQSFFAVKAKIPMIAPEGLPARDAELYAQYYQALHDWDGEKAIPIMKERVELAEKTMPPKIRALLLAEYGQLLFSMGDPDEGLKAAMQSVGLLQKLDNQGRRTVSFALIYVCRDRFLAGDLAAGEALQGPLFQELKTTLPSQVFWKVDRMFLGQVFNAYRIRQVLSDKRVAVMESWLLAKPDQIDLRFESEIRLLLSIQYRIRGDLPRMEKHLERVRSIWESVYGKEHVKLYQYHALLGDFYFELGDYGAAQAEYEKGLGMAGRHFPPTDMRVTGLQVRLAKVLAVLGDVTGAEQLAGTVIDGVGKSQGQPSYDVSKAYSVLARIAAANNDFDRAYMLRRQSKEIADRVIPAGHPEKMVAEMVYAEDVLAFGHPDEAADSARQVIQACKDMGGEGNLLTVRALSCLGQAQIAQGQVRKGDATLLKAERVGLEQADMIQSLPSEAQRKAYYASSMRNIRLLLGRDEGGASAEVLYGIWLNRKGAFFDSQVRYRRALRGKESERVEGLVHALSSVRRQLAYAAYSLPDENTSGRQIMEELLAERDSLKADLNRLAGGGDKPVVSVKDISLPAHSALVDYVYIEPEGGRPGSYRAFVVTPKSGVHLIALGDALKIDKAVAAWRDEIVKGNEADVAVLGRLSRTLRSWLYDPLAKVVGDSRHLLVVPDGRVQTVPLEVLRNEDGTYLVERHRVSYLTTARELAGKERREASSGKIVIVANPDFGAQAGEAVQVESRMTSPGDGGGERLSLSLKPLPGTEREGRAIQSLVGEEGVLLTGAEASKSALFGMKHPKVLHLATHGFFFSGEDKRQAAGRRTLVMEEGPTVSADAWLSPGAGPLLRSGLVLAGANESRRGCRLSGTGILTAEEVLDMDLAGTELVTLSACDSGLGAIADADGVYGLRRSFRQAGARNLVVSMWSVPDEETELMMVDMYGRLLKDGRSVGEAFQGALLDRLHAERAGGRAGNPFYWAGFVHYGTD